The following are encoded together in the Candidatus Omnitrophota bacterium genome:
- a CDS encoding S8 family serine peptidase has product MFSRNVEIKTISSNRGGVMKSIFHFTRCLAVSFFIISAVPVASLAYIAEEPQPLMQQQVDMQNLEIPIGVPVIPNNNNQEVVIVPQEESVSYFIEFHELPAASQFNSYPISVNQRTSAQQYAGNLSVLHAQYIAQINNIISGFAQRQKTEVFYVLNGITVDLNSSEKDQIENLSFVKKVFAWPVYRTLLQQSIPYIHTPQVWQEGYTGEGVKVGVIDTGIYYTHADFAVDGFPNGCLGEGCKIEGGYDFFDNDNDPADDHGHGTHVAATIAGNGIAGNWQPIRGVAPDATLYAYRACGYLDPEHQNHGCPGGALSAALDQAVVDQLDVVSMSLGASSNDPDDPMSLAVDNLVNSGVVVVVSAGNDYQYKTINSPGTSRKAITVGASFDYGDSIADFSSKGPLIDGSIKPDVSAPGQWICAAKYPGQGMDASDCIDNEHINLRGTSMAAPHVSGLAALLLEQHPTWNPDQVKYAIRNSAVEGTENAFKQGHGRVDALTASQEIVPVIVKINKLTDSVSSAQYEASVISYHDQNQQIYNYTYDVGYMGQDPQFQPWDLPDPQIWDPDLHAEGTVTLMPGQPTVLGLSSVNKLELVNEGVYLVRVQITGNGQESTDYHSFIVDNTQITDPYDGDVWRTSFDFLGTMRMSTGHHYSIDYAPQGTESWTTAGIVLENDGQEPVESGTLGQFNAPADTQRGFYQFRLSVYNGGELFKRDPMALVYLDPTIREGFPARMALPNGTSSANIIPTIGNVDDDPEKEITFLRSNDQGLSSVYVIGVNGGLDDIISLDDGYNGVNKFSLFIEDLNADDSSDFLYHKYDTEIENRVVAHDRDGEVLYSNYFSGIMYRPNGTFNALWDLDHNGIKEHIFTVLSVPHRALFAMQINGEANPEHNWPQLMPDCSGTNLDAGVGVGNFDDDADDEIVYVSDSVAFCEHGVYSKMLWLFNSDGTQVREPLYIDAFAVHGSPSTADFNNDGKDEIVINTSSGIYVYRPNTQQLERWFPDVDFRVSSPAIADMNGDGVLDIIISSFSSPYTIYILNQNGTIITSWENLSGDDRLGPILGDIDSDGNPDVIYATYEWVDGIIFTKIMARNAQGQIIDGFAKYVESVAFTDKSLVDLDGDGTLEFVATADGFYRMNGDYFGRIASEHHSIFAWDLNIPADSSIQKIWPTLRQGYDRSGHYPRFSAPINFEAHRGNKGRYFGISAQWQEPPPANGLIGYVLEVSRRDDFADTESVDISLGRTSHFFRLLRGGFYYARLGSFDNAQPRNVLWSQTERVCVPGQLFMVCPDEEQSIDNLGITPGVINWSSSVSSTDDVSPRVSKNRFITE; this is encoded by the coding sequence ATGTTCAGTCGAAATGTGGAAATAAAAACAATATCATCCAACAGAGGAGGCGTGATGAAAAGTATTTTTCATTTTACGCGATGTTTAGCTGTCAGCTTCTTCATAATTTCTGCGGTTCCGGTTGCTTCACTAGCGTATATTGCTGAAGAACCACAGCCTTTGATGCAGCAGCAAGTTGATATGCAAAATCTGGAAATTCCCATCGGAGTTCCGGTTATTCCTAATAATAACAATCAAGAAGTTGTCATTGTCCCGCAGGAAGAAAGCGTATCATATTTCATCGAGTTCCATGAGCTTCCGGCGGCGTCACAATTTAATTCTTATCCGATCAGCGTGAACCAAAGAACAAGCGCTCAGCAATATGCCGGCAATCTTTCGGTTTTGCATGCTCAGTATATTGCGCAGATCAATAACATTATTTCCGGATTTGCTCAAAGACAGAAAACAGAAGTATTTTATGTTCTTAACGGAATTACGGTTGATTTAAATTCATCGGAAAAAGATCAAATTGAAAACCTCAGCTTTGTGAAGAAAGTTTTTGCATGGCCGGTTTATCGCACACTTTTGCAGCAGTCAATACCGTATATTCATACTCCGCAGGTTTGGCAAGAGGGATATACAGGGGAAGGTGTTAAAGTCGGCGTGATCGATACCGGGATTTATTATACGCATGCCGATTTTGCCGTCGATGGATTTCCTAACGGTTGCTTAGGGGAAGGATGTAAGATCGAAGGCGGCTACGATTTCTTTGATAACGATAATGATCCCGCGGATGATCATGGCCATGGAACACATGTAGCGGCCACCATCGCCGGAAACGGCATAGCTGGTAATTGGCAGCCTATTCGGGGCGTTGCTCCTGATGCCACGTTGTATGCCTATAGGGCCTGCGGCTATCTTGATCCGGAACACCAAAATCATGGTTGCCCAGGAGGCGCCCTAAGTGCGGCCTTAGATCAAGCGGTAGTAGATCAACTTGACGTTGTCTCTATGAGTTTGGGTGCGTCAAGCAATGACCCCGATGATCCGATGTCTTTAGCTGTGGATAATCTTGTCAATTCCGGCGTCGTCGTTGTTGTTTCAGCCGGTAATGATTATCAATACAAAACAATCAATAGCCCCGGAACATCGCGTAAGGCAATTACGGTAGGGGCAAGTTTTGACTATGGCGATTCTATCGCAGATTTTTCTTCCAAAGGGCCTTTGATCGATGGGAGTATTAAGCCGGATGTTTCGGCTCCGGGTCAATGGATCTGCGCGGCAAAATATCCGGGTCAAGGCATGGATGCCAGTGATTGTATTGATAATGAACATATTAATCTGCGCGGAACATCGATGGCAGCGCCGCATGTGTCCGGTTTGGCGGCGCTTTTACTTGAGCAACATCCCACTTGGAATCCCGATCAGGTTAAATATGCAATTCGTAACAGTGCTGTTGAGGGAACGGAAAATGCGTTTAAACAGGGCCATGGACGCGTTGACGCCTTAACCGCCAGCCAAGAAATCGTTCCGGTCATTGTGAAAATCAATAAATTGACGGACAGTGTCAGCTCGGCCCAGTATGAAGCCTCTGTTATTAGTTATCACGATCAGAACCAGCAGATCTACAATTATACGTACGATGTTGGATATATGGGACAAGACCCTCAGTTTCAGCCGTGGGATCTTCCGGATCCGCAAATCTGGGATCCGGATCTGCACGCGGAAGGAACTGTCACTTTAATGCCGGGTCAGCCAACGGTTTTAGGATTGTCTTCGGTGAACAAATTGGAACTTGTCAATGAAGGTGTTTATTTGGTGCGCGTACAGATCACCGGAAACGGGCAAGAAAGCACAGATTATCATTCGTTCATCGTGGATAATACTCAAATCACTGATCCTTATGATGGCGATGTTTGGCGCACAAGCTTTGACTTTTTAGGAACGATGCGAATGTCGACGGGGCATCATTACTCTATTGATTATGCTCCACAGGGAACGGAAAGTTGGACGACAGCAGGAATCGTACTTGAAAATGACGGGCAAGAGCCTGTTGAAAGCGGAACCTTAGGGCAGTTCAATGCCCCGGCGGATACCCAAAGAGGATTTTATCAATTCCGTCTAAGTGTTTATAATGGCGGAGAGCTTTTCAAAAGAGATCCAATGGCTTTGGTTTATCTTGACCCAACGATCAGAGAAGGTTTTCCGGCAAGAATGGCTTTGCCCAATGGGACGAGCTCTGCCAACATTATTCCCACAATAGGAAATGTTGATGATGATCCGGAAAAAGAGATCACATTCTTGCGTTCTAACGACCAAGGATTGTCTTCTGTTTACGTGATCGGGGTTAATGGCGGCCTGGATGATATCATCTCGCTCGATGATGGGTATAATGGCGTTAATAAATTCTCGCTTTTTATTGAGGATTTAAATGCAGACGATAGCTCTGATTTTCTCTATCATAAATATGATACTGAGATTGAAAATAGAGTTGTGGCCCATGACAGGGATGGGGAAGTTTTGTATTCAAACTATTTTTCGGGCATTATGTATCGCCCTAATGGCACATTTAATGCCCTCTGGGACCTTGACCACAATGGGATCAAAGAGCATATTTTTACTGTCCTTTCAGTTCCGCATCGCGCCCTATTCGCGATGCAAATCAATGGTGAAGCCAATCCCGAACATAATTGGCCGCAATTAATGCCGGACTGTTCCGGGACCAATCTTGACGCTGGTGTCGGCGTAGGTAATTTTGACGATGACGCGGATGATGAAATTGTTTACGTATCTGATTCTGTAGCTTTTTGTGAGCATGGGGTCTACAGCAAAATGCTGTGGTTGTTTAATAGCGACGGGACGCAAGTGAGAGAACCGCTTTACATTGATGCCTTTGCTGTCCATGGGTCACCGTCAACAGCGGATTTTAATAATGACGGCAAAGATGAGATCGTTATCAATACCTCAAGCGGCATTTATGTCTATAGGCCGAATACGCAACAATTAGAGCGCTGGTTTCCCGATGTTGATTTTAGGGTGTCCAGCCCGGCGATCGCGGATATGAACGGAGACGGCGTCTTAGATATTATTATCAGCTCCTTCTCTTCGCCGTATACGATCTATATTTTAAATCAAAATGGAACAATAATAACCAGCTGGGAGAACCTGTCCGGCGATGATCGCCTGGGGCCGATTCTGGGAGATATTGATTCCGACGGAAACCCGGATGTTATTTACGCAACCTATGAATGGGTTGACGGGATCATTTTCACCAAAATAATGGCTCGCAATGCCCAAGGACAGATCATTGACGGGTTTGCTAAATATGTTGAGTCAGTCGCGTTTACCGATAAAAGCCTTGTGGATTTAGATGGAGATGGAACACTAGAGTTTGTCGCCACTGCGGATGGCTTTTATCGCATGAACGGAGATTACTTTGGCAGAATAGCCAGTGAACACCATTCAATTTTTGCGTGGGATTTAAATATTCCTGCCGATAGTTCTATCCAGAAAATATGGCCAACATTGCGGCAGGGCTATGACCGTTCGGGGCACTATCCGCGGTTTAGCGCGCCGATCAACTTTGAAGCTCATCGCGGAAATAAAGGGCGTTACTTTGGGATTTCTGCGCAATGGCAGGAGCCGCCCCCCGCTAACGGTCTTATCGGATACGTTCTAGAGGTATCACGCAGAGATGATTTTGCTGATACGGAATCAGTTGATATTTCCTTAGGTAGAACGTCCCATTTCTTTCGGCTTCTTCGAGGAGGATTCTATTACGCGAGGCTGGGAAGCTTTGATAATGCCCAGCCGCGAAATGTTCTTTGGTCACAGACCGAACGTGTTTGCGTTCCCGGGCAGTTATTCATGGTGTGCCCTGACGAAGAGCAATCTATTGACAACTTAGGTATTACGCCGGGAGTGATCAACTGGAGCTCAAGTGTTTCGTCGACGGATGACGTATCGCCCAGAGTGAGCAAAAATAGGTTTATAACGGAATAA
- a CDS encoding S8 family serine peptidase, with product MFFKTRNVFLGFLAVVILLSSISMPSVVHAADVPGTIRYPLTPLEGRKTFDWNTQSTIIVPQQDVQQGPDEIKKCFIEFNEHPAALELGPYPRTSEQYSRAQIYAQNLRNMQDQYVAQLGAIVPALSQRDIEHLVLASNGIIIDLTGLEKEQAEGQGFVKKVHILEDPRFLLRESAPQIGATAVWEDPGFDGSGITVAVIDTGIDYTHADFGSCTIEQYQSGNCAKVAGGNPGALDLTNGHGTHVASIVAGDGIAGDGQPIRGVAPGATLYAYIRGCSLSVEEIVDPNNDDNMEDHLDVVTASFTVGLFGDPDNYCSEAFDNAAEIGVVAVAAASNDYLYETIGNPASGRKVIAVGATFDDSHIWSDQMIDFSSKGPTMDGSVKPDVVAPGAIICAAKAANTVGWTPCIDGTHVSAWGTSMSAPHVAGMAALLLEQHPGWNPDQIKYAIRNSAIDLGYNVLTQGHGRVSAVAASQEPPPVIVKILKDVDTVDEVSFRTQLISYHDELPGEYQYAFDVGYMGSDPYFQPDDLQDPGQWMTNFHQEGAIVLQAGIPQELLQNPIDKSLLPADGIYLARFRTISAGGYDSTDYHTFLVENARVVSPRSGDVIGRETISFSGSIRINPGYRYMIEYEPYLSSLPYFTSDGITLTQEGLEPVEEGALGNFQTPESLPTGFYKFWIRIYDGNQLRWSKPIAVVRVDQELRSGFPARTIRYASESSEADPVLVIKDIDNDGRQEMSFVSYGLTSGYRRSIHIFGSNGEHENTINYGNTYNYFNHHSLILDDFDGDSVDDFLFQSQSHDSFQNPNELRTKRQDGGHIWSRIFAGGLLNGGFIQDTFFVNTDLNNDRAREIIFAQVNSISPFSKSLHLIDFNGDPVSDNWPKTITACRLPELGPSPLVGNFNSNREDKEIAYVGESEAFCDAGVPLMQLYIFNYDGLSVADPVYFSGASYSTPSSGDSNGDGIDEIFVNTDQGVYRYDPATGITAHLLSGIDCSFSTPALGDVDGDGYLDIVVVSANFEAGEATMFSIYVLHQNGTVLSGWPVHGKFTDFHGAILGDVNGDNQVDVLYSDFEDIGDHYFSSIHAKNYLGQEITGFPKYIEPGTTPGKILTDLDGDGTLELVATSKGLQRSSDDDDAGFDENTDLVPRVSLYAWNLNVPDSSFNHLWPSLRQDQQRRGLYAGIGAPLNFQASRQGPNSASLSWNDALASKYVYAYTAEVASDPQFRHLINGASAIDVGIRNYNYRFSDLSAGWYFTRVGSINRDDRSHVMWSSVKTICVPGGHVVCNDQEDDPLTRYKPVDHIFPEGNMEKFWGYFAGGDPDDWTGSGPVEFCPTCH from the coding sequence ATGTTTTTTAAGACACGAAACGTTTTTTTGGGGTTCTTGGCTGTTGTTATTTTATTGAGCTCAATATCCATGCCATCCGTTGTTCATGCGGCGGATGTTCCGGGGACGATACGCTATCCCTTGACGCCGTTGGAAGGCCGAAAAACCTTTGATTGGAATACGCAATCGACAATCATTGTTCCTCAGCAAGATGTCCAGCAGGGTCCCGACGAAATCAAAAAATGTTTTATTGAGTTTAATGAACATCCTGCCGCCTTAGAATTAGGCCCGTATCCTCGTACGTCTGAACAGTACTCAAGGGCACAAATCTACGCGCAGAATCTTCGGAATATGCAAGATCAGTACGTTGCCCAATTAGGCGCTATTGTTCCCGCACTAAGCCAGCGGGACATAGAACATCTTGTTTTAGCGTCTAACGGAATTATTATCGACCTGACCGGATTGGAGAAGGAACAAGCTGAAGGACAAGGTTTTGTTAAGAAAGTCCATATCCTTGAAGATCCCAGGTTTCTTTTGCGTGAATCGGCTCCTCAGATCGGCGCAACAGCCGTGTGGGAAGATCCCGGGTTTGACGGATCAGGTATTACGGTTGCGGTTATAGATACTGGCATTGATTATACTCATGCCGATTTTGGAAGTTGCACTATAGAGCAATACCAAAGCGGAAATTGCGCAAAAGTTGCCGGGGGAAATCCGGGAGCCCTTGATCTAACAAACGGGCATGGAACTCATGTGGCGTCCATTGTTGCCGGTGATGGTATCGCTGGTGATGGACAGCCTATAAGAGGTGTTGCGCCGGGAGCGACATTGTATGCCTATATTAGAGGTTGTTCTCTTTCTGTTGAAGAAATCGTGGATCCCAACAATGATGACAATATGGAAGACCATCTTGATGTTGTGACGGCAAGCTTTACTGTGGGCCTTTTTGGCGATCCAGACAATTATTGTTCTGAGGCATTTGACAATGCGGCTGAGATTGGTGTTGTCGCCGTTGCTGCGGCTTCAAATGATTATCTCTATGAAACTATTGGTAATCCAGCTTCAGGCAGAAAGGTTATTGCCGTTGGGGCGACTTTTGATGATAGCCACATATGGTCTGATCAGATGATCGATTTTTCGTCAAAAGGGCCAACGATGGATGGCAGTGTAAAACCTGATGTTGTTGCTCCTGGGGCAATAATTTGTGCCGCAAAAGCAGCCAATACCGTGGGATGGACTCCGTGTATTGATGGTACGCATGTCAGCGCCTGGGGAACGTCTATGTCGGCACCGCATGTGGCGGGCATGGCGGCTCTTCTTTTAGAGCAGCACCCCGGTTGGAATCCGGACCAAATTAAATATGCCATTCGTAATAGCGCGATCGATCTTGGATACAATGTCCTTACTCAGGGCCATGGCCGTGTTAGCGCGGTTGCGGCAAGCCAAGAGCCGCCACCGGTCATTGTCAAAATACTGAAAGATGTTGATACGGTAGACGAAGTCTCATTTAGAACTCAGTTGATAAGCTATCATGATGAATTGCCGGGTGAATATCAATATGCCTTTGATGTTGGCTATATGGGAAGTGACCCTTATTTTCAGCCGGATGACCTGCAGGATCCCGGTCAGTGGATGACTAATTTTCATCAAGAAGGCGCGATCGTACTTCAAGCGGGAATTCCTCAAGAATTACTACAAAATCCGATCGATAAATCTTTATTGCCGGCTGATGGTATTTATTTGGCGCGATTTAGGACGATCAGTGCAGGTGGGTATGATTCGACAGACTACCATACGTTTTTGGTAGAAAATGCGCGAGTGGTCAGTCCGCGTAGCGGTGATGTGATCGGGCGGGAGACGATATCATTTTCCGGATCGATCCGTATAAACCCGGGATACCGATATATGATCGAATATGAGCCGTATCTTTCATCGTTGCCATATTTCACGAGTGATGGAATTACACTTACCCAAGAGGGACTTGAACCTGTAGAGGAAGGAGCATTAGGGAATTTTCAGACACCGGAATCTCTTCCAACGGGTTTTTATAAATTCTGGATAAGGATATATGATGGTAATCAACTGAGGTGGAGTAAGCCAATTGCCGTTGTTCGCGTTGATCAAGAATTGCGCAGCGGTTTTCCGGCACGGACCATACGATATGCTTCCGAGTCCTCTGAGGCAGATCCAGTTCTGGTCATTAAGGATATTGACAATGATGGCAGGCAAGAAATGTCCTTTGTTTCTTATGGCCTAACTTCAGGCTACAGAAGAAGTATTCATATTTTTGGTAGCAATGGGGAACATGAAAATACAATAAATTATGGAAATACATATAACTATTTTAATCATCACTCTCTTATCCTTGATGATTTTGACGGAGATAGTGTCGATGATTTTCTTTTTCAAAGCCAAAGCCACGATAGTTTTCAAAATCCTAATGAATTGCGTACTAAACGTCAAGATGGAGGACACATATGGTCTCGAATATTTGCAGGTGGGCTACTTAACGGTGGATTCATTCAGGACACTTTTTTTGTTAATACGGACCTTAATAATGACAGGGCGAGAGAGATCATTTTTGCTCAAGTAAATTCTATATCTCCTTTTAGCAAGTCGCTTCACCTGATTGATTTTAATGGAGACCCTGTCTCCGATAACTGGCCAAAGACCATAACAGCTTGTCGACTGCCGGAACTTGGGCCGAGTCCTTTGGTCGGTAATTTTAACAGCAATAGGGAAGATAAAGAAATTGCTTATGTCGGAGAGTCTGAGGCATTTTGTGACGCGGGTGTTCCATTAATGCAGCTATATATTTTTAATTACGACGGTCTTTCTGTCGCTGATCCTGTTTATTTTAGCGGGGCCTCGTATTCTACTCCTTCCAGCGGTGATTCTAACGGTGATGGCATTGACGAAATTTTTGTCAATACTGATCAAGGGGTTTATAGGTATGATCCGGCAACTGGAATTACTGCGCATCTTTTATCTGGCATTGACTGTTCATTTTCTACTCCTGCCTTAGGTGATGTTGATGGCGATGGTTATCTCGACATTGTTGTGGTTAGCGCCAATTTCGAGGCAGGAGAGGCAACTATGTTCTCGATTTATGTTCTGCATCAAAATGGAACGGTGCTAAGCGGTTGGCCGGTCCATGGTAAATTTACTGATTTTCATGGAGCAATACTTGGCGATGTTAACGGAGACAATCAGGTAGATGTTCTTTATAGCGATTTTGAAGATATTGGTGATCATTATTTCAGCTCTATCCACGCCAAGAATTACCTCGGACAGGAGATAACAGGTTTTCCTAAATACATTGAGCCGGGTACAACGCCCGGCAAGATCCTCACAGATCTTGATGGTGACGGAACACTTGAACTGGTGGCAACATCAAAGGGATTGCAGCGTTCCTCCGATGATGACGATGCGGGGTTTGATGAAAATACGGATCTCGTCCCGCGAGTATCACTTTATGCGTGGAATTTGAATGTGCCTGATTCCTCTTTTAATCATTTATGGCCATCTCTGCGTCAGGATCAACAACGCCGCGGCCTTTACGCCGGTATTGGCGCGCCGTTGAATTTCCAAGCGTCTCGACAAGGGCCCAACAGCGCTTCCTTGTCCTGGAATGATGCGTTGGCATCAAAGTACGTGTATGCCTATACGGCTGAAGTTGCCTCAGATCCACAATTCCGTCATCTGATCAATGGTGCTAGCGCCATTGATGTGGGAATACGGAATTATAATTACCGCTTTTCTGATCTTTCTGCGGGCTGGTATTTTACTCGCGTGGGCAGTATTAATCGTGATGATAGAAGCCACGTGATGTGGTCATCGGTTAAAACAATTTGTGTTCCCGGAGGCCATGTCGTTTGTAATGATCAAGAAGACGATCCCTTGACGCGCTACAAGCCTGTCGATCATATTTTCCCGGAAGGAAATATGGAAAAGTTTTGGGGGTATTTTGCCGGAGGAGACCCAGACGATTGGACTGGAAGCGGCCCGGTGGAATTTTGTCCAACGTGTCATTGA